One genomic region from Labeo rohita strain BAU-BD-2019 chromosome 7, IGBB_LRoh.1.0, whole genome shotgun sequence encodes:
- the epdl1 gene encoding ependymin-like 1, which translates to MKRLLGLCSALLLLLLVTGSCSAQKPRRCRTPPLLSGSLGVSARDGQDWAVAKYRYDAFGQRIRLWEFGQVQSKSFHVNMLFLFRKGVAYTIDYKNKTCQKNPLHTAFHPSQIPHNASLLSQVVLGGSSGPGEGLLVNTWTGNVPETGGKYLATVTEFGCLPVSTLYYTAQSGWITTTYFNAVKGIEDPEQFIPPPFCSDVETEDETLDFFSAFL; encoded by the exons ATGAAGCGGCTGCTGGGTCTGTGTTCggctctgctgctgctgctgttagTGACCGGAAGCTGCTCCGCGCAGAAGCCGCGTCGATGCC GAACTCCACCGCTGCTGTCCGGCAGTCTGGGCGTG AGCGCTCGAGACGGGCAGGACTGGGCGGTTGCCAAATATCGCTATGATGCCTTCGGCCAGCGCATCCGTTTATGGGAGTTTGGTCAAGTCCAGAGCAAATCGTTCCATGTGAATATGCTGTTCCTGTTTCGCAAG GGTGTTGCATACACCATCGACTACAAGAACAAGACGTGTCAGAAGAATCCCCTCCACACCGCGTTCCACCCCTCACAGATTCCCCATAATGCCTCACTGCTGTCGCAGGTGGTTCTGGGAGGATCGTCAGGGCCTGGTGAAGGTCTGTTGGTCAACACCTGGACGGGAAACGTACCTGAGACTGGAG GTAAATATCTGGCCACAGTCACGGAGTTCGGCTGCTTGCCGGTGTCGACGCTTTACTACACCGCACAGTCTGGTTGGATCACCACAAC CTATTTTAATGCGGTGAAGGGGATCGAGGACCCGGAGCAGTTCATTCCTCCTCCGTTCTGCTCCGACGTAGAGACTGAAGACGAGACGCTTGATTTCTTCAGCGCCTTCCTCTGA